A region of the Sphingomonas sp. S2-65 genome:
GTGCTGTACAGCGCCGAGAGGTCGGGGGTGAGCGTCTTCGACACGTCACCATAGTTCGCGTTGACGCCGACCTGGAGCAGATCGCCCTTCTGGTCGAACGGCACGCGGGTGCGCAGGTTCACCGAGCCGGCGATCCCGCCCTCGATCAGTTCGGCGGTCTGGTTCTTGTAGCTGTCGACACCCGCCATCAGCTCCGGCGAAATGTCGCCCCAGCTGAGCCCGCGCGACGAGTTCGCGCTGAACGTATCCCGCCCGTTGAATTCGGAGCGGACCTGGGAGAGGCCCCGGATCAAGATCCCTGACGGATCGGCGGAGAAGTGCGAGGTGTCGTCGCTCGCGGCGAAGCGATTGACCGAGATGCCGGGCACCCGCTGAAGCGCCTCGGCCACGGACTTGTCGGGGAAAGCGCCGATGTCGGTAGCGGTAATGGTGTCGACAACGGTGTCGGCGTTGCGCTTGATGTTCTGCGATGTCTGCAGAGCCTGGCGCGTTCCCGTGACGATCACGTCCTGCGACGTCTCAGGGTCGGCAGTACCGGGGGCGACTTCCTGCGATGTGGTGACCGTGGACTCGGGGTTGCCGCCGGTGGCTTGCGGCGTCTGAGCATCCTGCGCGTACGCCGGTGCTGCCAAAAACAGCGCAGCAGCCAACACGGACATCGACGTGCCGCCGCGCCAATCCCGGTCCGCAATTGAGTGCGAAAATCGAACGGACATTGATCCTCCCCTTTTTTTTGCTTCTTTTTATGCGCCTCCGCCTTCACGCGAACGGCTTCTACGCAAATTCATGGAACCAGGTTGAGCCGAGCCGTGAACCCTTCTCAAGCGCAAATTTTTTCACGCCGCAGAAATCGCCTTCGGGCTTGTGTCTTTGCACAATACCTTACCAGCAGGGAGGTAGCCGACCGAACGACGACTCGTCAATCTGCTCACGAGTGCAAATTTACGCAAACGCAATAGCAGCCTGTCTGCACACTTAGTTTGTACCGAGTACCCCAGCGCCCGTTGCGATTGCGGCTGCGCTGCCCCTGCCCTATGCCTGGGTCATCGCAGGCACATCGTTCGCAGCGCCGCTTGAAACCGCCCGGCTGCTTAACGCCAGCCGCACCCCTCGGACAAGCGTCCGTCAGTCCCGAGCTCGGCGGCAGTTCCCCCACATTGCGGTTAGGCCTGAAAGGGCTGAGGGCGAACCTGCCTATTGGGCAGAAAGACGCCGTCCTTGAGCGATCGCTCTATGTCCTCCAGACTACGACCCGCTGTTTCCGGCACCAAGCGAAAGATAAACAGCCAGCCAAGGGCATTGAGTCCGGCGTACAGCCACATGGCCCCTCCAACGCCGAGCGCCTTCGTTACCGATAAGGCAGTGCCCGTCAGCAGCAGGTTCGATCCCCACAGCATCGCGGCGTGCGCGCCAAGTGCCTGGTCGCGGATCGAAAGCGGGTAGATCTCCGAGCCCGTCAGCCAGCCAACCACCTGGATGCCGCCAGAGTTGAAGACCATGAAGACGATGAGGCAGCCAACGACCCACCAAGGCTGCAGCGACCCGGCCAGATCGAAGTGGAGGACTGCGCCGAGCACAAGCAGTGCCGCAATCGCGCCGGGGATCATCAGCAAGCTGAGCCTCCGGCGGCCGACGCGATCGACGATGAGCTTCCCCACGAAAGTCATTACGAGGTAAGTGATCGCCACGCCCAATGCCGACCACAGGGCTGCCACAGGGCCGAAGCCCGCGTCTTTCAGGAAGGTGGGCGTGTAATAGATCATCATCTCGATGCCGCTGAGCTGGGTGAATGCCGCGACTCCTAGCCCGGCAATCAGCGCGGGGCGTAGCCACGGCTGCCGCATTGCCCGCCAACCGGTCTCGGGCTGCTCGTTGATCCGGCCAACCATCTCCTGCATGTCCGAGATTTCGGCACGG
Encoded here:
- a CDS encoding sugar porter family MFS transporter — its product is MAPNAAIITNQLAPGTYMTMVATVAATAGGLYGYDTGIISGALPQIAQEFDLGYRAQELVTAAILAGAVFGALSSTYLSAKLGRRVTIMIVAGVYSVAVLAAALAPGPWFLAGARFCLGIAVGGSTQIVPAYIAELAPPEKRGSLVTYFNVSIGIGILLAAVVGVAGHNLFTWRWMFGVAVVPSILLLLGMIKLPGSPRWLVEHYRPKAAAKVLQKVRETSAEVRAEISDMQEMVGRINEQPETGWRAMRQPWLRPALIAGLGVAAFTQLSGIEMMIYYTPTFLKDAGFGPVAALWSALGVAITYLVMTFVGKLIVDRVGRRRLSLLMIPGAIAALLVLGAVLHFDLAGSLQPWWVVGCLIVFMVFNSGGIQVVGWLTGSEIYPLSIRDQALGAHAAMLWGSNLLLTGTALSVTKALGVGGAMWLYAGLNALGWLFIFRLVPETAGRSLEDIERSLKDGVFLPNRQVRPQPFQA